The stretch of DNA GGCCACCCCGGCCAGTGGATCCGCCATCGCGTCCCCCGCCGGGAGCAGCTCGCCCTCCGACGCGACCACCAGCCCGGCCGACGCAGCCACGTCGTCGCCGAACCCGACCGCATCGCTGGCCCTGCCCCGCGCGGTGATCGAGAGCCAGGAGGTTCCGCGGGCGACGTACTCCTCCGCCACGATGCCTGCCTGGCGCAGTGCCCGAGGCCTGCTCGCCTCGAGGACCAGGTCGGCCCGCTCCAGCAGGCGCCGCAACTCGCCCGACCCCAGCTCGAGCGAGATCTGGTCGTGCCCGGCGTGGAGAAGCTCGAAGAACGCCGCCGGCCCCCGGCGGGCGCCGTCGGGACGTGTCGGCGTCTCCACCTTCACCACGCGGGCGCCGCGCAGGCCGAGCAGGTGCGCGCACAGCGGGCCGGCCCACAGGCTGGTGAGGTCGACGACGAGAGGTGGCCCGCTCGGCGTACGCCGCCCGAGGGTCGTCGCCACGACGCCTGACCTCGCGTCGGGCTCGTCGGGCCCGGTGGGCTCGGCCGGCACCGCGCCGCCGGGAAGCCCGAGCAAGCGGATGCGCTCCGCGGCGACGGCGGTGGGGACCGTCTCGGCCCAGGCCGCGACCGCCGCCCACGGCTCGGCAGCGTCGGCCTCGACCAGGGCGGGCACCAGCTCGACATCGGAGGGGCGGGCCAGCGAGAGGCCCACATGACCGTCGCACGTGGTCAGGATCCGGAAGGCACCGCCACACGACCACGGGGCGTTGCGGGTGAATCCGGCGTAGGCGGCGCGCTCGCCGAGCAGGCCCGGGAGCGCGAGCCCGAGGGCGGCGAGTTGCTCGCGGAGGAACGACGCGGCTCGGCCCGGCGGCAGCAGCGGAGGCCCGTCCGGCCGTCCGGTCAGCGCCATCGCGCCCGACCGGGCCCAGTCGTCGACCGGATCGTGTGCCTCAGGCACGGCCATCGACCAGCCCCCACTCCAGGGCCGTCTCGAGGTCGATCCGATCCCCGGTCAGGGCCATGAACGCGGTCCGGTGAGGCCCGATCCGGTGGGTCATCGACACCGTGCCACCCGCTCCCGGCACCAGGCCCATCGACAGCTCGGGCAGCCGGAACCACGTCCCGTCCGCGGCGTCCACGCGGGCGGCGAAGGCGGGGACCTCGATGCCGGCCCCGATGCAGGCGCCGTGGAGTCGGGCCCGTACCCGCTCGCGGATCCGATGGACCGCCCAGCCGGCGCTCCGGCCCAGTCGGACCGCATGCGCGGCGACCGGGTCCGCGGCGGTCCCGAACTCGTCGAGGTCGCCGCCGGAGCAGAACGAGCGCCCCGCACCGCGAAGCACCACCTCGTGGACCGAATCGTCCAGGCGGGCGATCTCGAGGGCGTCGATGAGGGCGTCGCGCACGCCGCGCCCGAACGCGTTGTGACGCTCCGGGCGGTTCAGCGTGAGGGTCAGGACGTCGCCAGTGCGGTCGATCAGGACAGGGTCGTCGTCCTCGGGGGGAGGGCCGGCCGGCGTGCCCGCCCGCCACGCGGCGAACTCCGGGCCGGCCAGCAGCATCGAGTACGCGAGCGACTCGGCCTGCAGGCCGTCGTACACCGTCGCGCGTGCGGCCAGGGGAAGCAGCTGGGTGAGGACCAGCGTGGCGCCCGGCGCCTGGGAGGCGGTGGCCGCGATCCGGTCGATCGCAGCGTCGTCGGCGGCGACCCACGACCGCCCCGGCCCTCCGGGCGCCAGGGTGCAGGTGAGCTTGTCGAGCAGGGGAGTCAGCGAAGCGGGCAGCGGCCTGTCGGCGATCCCCACGATCGCGACGCAGCGATCCGTCAGCGTCGCCGCCGCTCGTGCCGCCGAGCGCGGCGTCGCCGTGGCGAGATCGACGATCACCAGCGCTGCCTGCTCGGGCGCGCCGGTGAGGCGGCCGGCCCCGTCGGCGAGATCCTCCACGCTGAGAACGTCCACGGCTCTCCCTTAATAGGCAAATCAGTTATATGATGAGCGCACGTACGTGCGCTGCAACCAGCAGGATAGGAGCCCCGATGATCTCCGGGCCGACCCAGGAGCACGAGGAACTGCGGGAGCTCACCCGCCGGTTCCTCGCCGACAAGTCCTCACTCGCCCAGGTGCGACAGCTCGCCGAGGCGGGTGCCACCCGCGACGACGCCGTCTGGGCGCAGATGGCCGAGCAGCTGATGCTGCAGGGCATCGCGATCCCCGAGGAGTACGGCGGCGCCGGCTTCGGCCCGGTCGAGCTCGGTGTCGTGCTGGAGGAGATGGGTCGCGCGCTCGTGGTCGCGCCGTACTTCTCGACGGTAGCGCTCGCCGGCCAGACCCTCACCGCCTGCCGCGACGAGCAGGCGCGCTCCGCGTGGCTGCCCGGTATCGCCGCGGGCGCCCTCACGGCCACGCTGGCCGTGGCCGACCGGACGGGCGAGATCGATCCCGCAGGCGTGGAGACGACCGCGACGCGGGCGGAGGACGGCTGGCGGCTCGCCGGCACCAAGAGGTTCGTCATCGACGGTGCCACCGCCGATCTGATCATCGTCGCGGCCACGGTGGACGACGACCTCGCACTCTTCACCGTCGAGGGCGATGCTGCGGGCCTGCGCCGGGAGCTGCTGGCGACGGTCGACGCGACCCGGCAACTCGCCACCGTGACGTTCGAGGATGCCCCGGCCGTGCGCATCGAGGACGACGCCGAGGCGGTCCTCGCGCGCGTCGCCGACCTCTCGGCCGCAGCCCTGGCCGCCGAGCAGGCCGGGGGCGCGGCGGCGGCGCTGGAGATGGCGGTCGAGTACGCGCGGATCCGGGTGCAGTTCGGTCGCCCGATCGGATCCTTCCAGGCCATCAAGCACCGCTGCGCCGATCTGCTCCTGGAGGTGGAGTCGGCGCGCAACGCCGCCTTCGCCGCCGCCTCGCTGCTCGCGCAGGACGATGCCGAAGGCCCCGTCGCGGCCGCGCTGGCGGCTGCGTGGTGCGCGACGGCGTACACCCATGCGGCGAAGGAGAACATCCAGTTCCACGGCGGCATCGGCTTCACCTGGGAGCACGATGCGCACTTCTTCCTCAAGCGCGCCAAGACCTCCGAGCTGCTGCTCGGCACCCCCGCCCGCCACCGTGCCCGCGTCGCGGACCTGGTCGGGATCTGAGACGAGAGAGGCCCTGTGATGACTGCCGCGACCCAGACCCAGCATGCGCTCGACGCCGAGACCGACGAGGAGTTCCGGGCTCGGCTGCGGGCGTTCCTCGCAGGCAACGCGCCCGGACCGCGTCCCAAGGATCCCCGGGAGAAGATCGCCTGGACCAAGGCCTGGCACGCCACCCTGGTGGACAACGGCTACGCCGGTCCGTCCTGGCCGCGGGAGTACGGCGGCATGGACCTGCCCTTCAGTCGGCAGGTGATCTACCAGGAGGAGATCGCGCGGGCGAAGGTGCCGGGTCCGCTCGGCACCGGCCTGGGCATCGTCGCACCGACGATCATCCGCTACGGCACGCCCGAGCAGAAGGAGCGCTGGCTGCGGCCGATGCTGCGCGGGGATCTCGTGTGGTGCCAGGGCTACTCCGAGCCCGAGGCGGGCTCCGACCTCCCGGCGCTGCGGACGACAGCCCGTCGCGAGGGTGAGGAGTATGTCGTCAACGGTCAGAAGGTCTGGTGCTCCTCGGGTGCCATCGCCGACGTGTTCTTCACCCTCGTCCGCACCGGCACGCAGGAGGCGCGGCAGAAGGGCATCACCTACCTGATCATCGATCGCCACGCCCCGGGCGTGACCGTCCGGCCGCTGAAGGACCTGGCCGGCGGCTCGGTCTTCGCGGAGGTCTTCTTCGACGACGTGCGGGTCCCCGTGCGCGACCGGATCGGGGAGGAGGACGGCGGCTGGCCCCTCGTGCGCACCTCGCTCGGGCACGAGCGTGCCGCCGGGGCGATGAACCAGGCGGCGTCCTACCGGCGCATCCTCACCGAGCTGGTCGACCTCGCGCGGGAGCGAGGCATCGCCACGGATCCGCTCGTGCGCGAGCGGCTGACCGACTTCGAGATCCGGGTGCGGCTGATCCGCTACAACGCCGAACGGATCATCTCCGGGATCCTCACCAAGGGCGAGCCCGGGCCGACCTCCTCGGTCTCGCGGCTGATGATCACCGCGTTCGAGCAGGACCTCCACGAGTTCGCCGTCGACATGCTCGGTCCGGAC from Nocardioides sp. BP30 encodes:
- a CDS encoding CoA transferase, giving the protein MAVPEAHDPVDDWARSGAMALTGRPDGPPLLPPGRAASFLREQLAALGLALPGLLGERAAYAGFTRNAPWSCGGAFRILTTCDGHVGLSLARPSDVELVPALVEADAAEPWAAVAAWAETVPTAVAAERIRLLGLPGGAVPAEPTGPDEPDARSGVVATTLGRRTPSGPPLVVDLTSLWAGPLCAHLLGLRGARVVKVETPTRPDGARRGPAAFFELLHAGHDQISLELGSGELRRLLERADLVLEASRPRALRQAGIVAEEYVARGTSWLSITARGRASDAVGFGDDVAASAGLVVASEGELLPAGDAMADPLAGVAAAVAATEALGSEEARLIDVSMLHVAASTAGRTPDHQVVRRGAQWWVEYDGGASRVLPARTR
- a CDS encoding enoyl-CoA hydratase/isomerase family protein; protein product: MDVLSVEDLADGAGRLTGAPEQAALVIVDLATATPRSAARAAATLTDRCVAIVGIADRPLPASLTPLLDKLTCTLAPGGPGRSWVAADDAAIDRIAATASQAPGATLVLTQLLPLAARATVYDGLQAESLAYSMLLAGPEFAAWRAGTPAGPPPEDDDPVLIDRTGDVLTLTLNRPERHNAFGRGVRDALIDALEIARLDDSVHEVVLRGAGRSFCSGGDLDEFGTAADPVAAHAVRLGRSAGWAVHRIRERVRARLHGACIGAGIEVPAFAARVDAADGTWFRLPELSMGLVPGAGGTVSMTHRIGPHRTAFMALTGDRIDLETALEWGLVDGRA
- a CDS encoding acyl-CoA dehydrogenase family protein: MISGPTQEHEELRELTRRFLADKSSLAQVRQLAEAGATRDDAVWAQMAEQLMLQGIAIPEEYGGAGFGPVELGVVLEEMGRALVVAPYFSTVALAGQTLTACRDEQARSAWLPGIAAGALTATLAVADRTGEIDPAGVETTATRAEDGWRLAGTKRFVIDGATADLIIVAATVDDDLALFTVEGDAAGLRRELLATVDATRQLATVTFEDAPAVRIEDDAEAVLARVADLSAAALAAEQAGGAAAALEMAVEYARIRVQFGRPIGSFQAIKHRCADLLLEVESARNAAFAAASLLAQDDAEGPVAAALAAAWCATAYTHAAKENIQFHGGIGFTWEHDAHFFLKRAKTSELLLGTPARHRARVADLVGI
- a CDS encoding acyl-CoA dehydrogenase family protein — translated: MTAATQTQHALDAETDEEFRARLRAFLAGNAPGPRPKDPREKIAWTKAWHATLVDNGYAGPSWPREYGGMDLPFSRQVIYQEEIARAKVPGPLGTGLGIVAPTIIRYGTPEQKERWLRPMLRGDLVWCQGYSEPEAGSDLPALRTTARREGEEYVVNGQKVWCSSGAIADVFFTLVRTGTQEARQKGITYLIIDRHAPGVTVRPLKDLAGGSVFAEVFFDDVRVPVRDRIGEEDGGWPLVRTSLGHERAAGAMNQAASYRRILTELVDLARERGIATDPLVRERLTDFEIRVRLIRYNAERIISGILTKGEPGPTSSVSRLMITAFEQDLHEFAVDMLGPDGIVTKGSDQAVQRGRWLQGFLMTRASTIGAGTAEIQRNTIAEQVLRLPFDPAMPPR